A segment of the Clostridia bacterium genome:
GCCGCCGCCGAGTCCGGCGACAAGGCCGCCACCGACGCCGCCATGCGCAAGACCGTCAAGGCGATCGACCAGGCCGCCGCGAAGGGTATTCTCCACAAGAACACCGCCGCGAACAAAAAGTCCGCCATCATGAAGCGCGCGAACGAGAATAAGTAAAAACGGTTTTTTCCGTATAGCAAAAGCACGTCTCGCGGCGTGCTTTTTGTTGTGTCCGTATATTCCGCAGGTATGCAAAAAGGACGCTCATTGAGCGTCCTTTTTCATTGCGTTTATTTGCATTAGATATCAAGCAGCATATCGCCCTGCTTTATCCAGCCGAGCTTGCGCATGATTTCCGAGAAGAGCAGCGAAAGCGCCGCCGGTGCGACGACGAGTATCGCCGCGATTATCAGCAGCGACGACCAGACGGGCTGACCCGCGTTCGCCATCTCGGTATAGGTCA
Coding sequences within it:
- the rpsT gene encoding 30S ribosomal protein S20; its protein translation is MANIKSAKKRVLVAEKKNMQNKMIKSQLKTDIKKFNAAAESGDKAATDAAMRKTVKAIDQAAAKGILHKNTAANKKSAIMKRANENK